In Castor canadensis chromosome 11, mCasCan1.hap1v2, whole genome shotgun sequence, a single genomic region encodes these proteins:
- the Mllt11 gene encoding protein AF1q, with amino-acid sequence MRDPVSSQYSSFLFWRMPIPELDLSELEDLGLSDTSTYKIKDSSAGKMTGQATGPEQEKNPEGDTLLEYSTFNFWRAPIASIHSYELDLL; translated from the coding sequence ATGAGGGACCCTGTGAGTAGCCAGTACAGCTCCTTTCTTTTCTGGAGGATGCCCATCCCAGAACTGGATCTGTCAGAGCTGGAAGACCTGGGTCTGTCAGATACATCCACCTACAAGATCAAGGACAGCAGCGCTGGCAAAATGACCGGGCAAGCAACTGGACCAGAGCAGGAGAAAAACCCTGAAGGTGATACCCTCCTCGAGTACAGCACCTTCAACTTCTGGAGAGCTCCCATTGCCAGCATCCATTCCTATGAATTGGACTTGCTCTAA